A genomic stretch from Streptomyces venezuelae ATCC 10712 includes:
- a CDS encoding nitrate/nitrite transporter: MATIGFALTFWAWDLIAPLASWYGDRLELSSFQQSLLVAVPVLVGSVGRVPAGALTDRYGAKLMFPLVSALTIIPVLLLIVVKDSYGLMLVVGFLLGLGGTTFAIGIPLVNSWFPPEKRGLALGVFGMGMGGVALSGYFTPRIAKHGENLPFIVVAIALAAYAVLATFLITDRPDRPVPTASLATRLGAAGRLRVTWELSALYAIGFGGIVAFGVYLPTYLKTWYELDPTDAGTKAAGFALVTVVFRPIGGWLSDRIHPALVTAVALGVVALLAIVQAFDPPLNPGGTIALLIMAAGLGTASGSVFALVSQVTPQAKVGSVTGIVGAMGGLGGFLPPLVMGAIYSAKDSYSIGFMLLSDLALAGCVYAWGRMRGVRPEGEDPAPEAAKVTAGRP, from the coding sequence ATGGCCACCATCGGCTTCGCGCTCACCTTCTGGGCGTGGGACCTCATCGCACCCCTCGCCAGCTGGTACGGCGACCGGCTGGAACTCAGTTCGTTCCAGCAGTCGCTCCTCGTGGCGGTGCCCGTCCTCGTCGGCTCCGTCGGCCGGGTCCCGGCCGGCGCGCTCACCGACCGGTACGGCGCGAAGCTGATGTTCCCGCTCGTCTCGGCGCTGACGATCATCCCCGTGCTGCTGCTCATCGTGGTCAAGGACAGCTACGGCCTGATGCTCGTCGTCGGCTTCCTCCTCGGCCTCGGCGGCACGACCTTCGCGATCGGCATCCCCCTCGTCAACTCCTGGTTCCCGCCGGAGAAGCGCGGACTCGCCCTCGGCGTGTTCGGCATGGGCATGGGAGGCGTGGCGCTCTCCGGCTACTTCACCCCGCGCATCGCCAAGCACGGCGAGAACCTGCCGTTCATCGTGGTCGCGATCGCACTCGCGGCGTACGCGGTGCTCGCCACCTTCCTGATCACCGACCGGCCCGACCGGCCCGTCCCCACCGCCTCGCTCGCGACACGGCTCGGCGCGGCCGGGCGGCTGCGGGTGACCTGGGAGCTGTCGGCGCTGTACGCGATCGGGTTCGGCGGCATCGTCGCGTTCGGCGTCTACCTGCCCACGTACCTCAAGACCTGGTACGAACTCGACCCGACGGACGCGGGCACCAAGGCGGCCGGATTCGCCCTCGTCACCGTCGTCTTCCGGCCGATCGGCGGCTGGCTCTCCGACCGGATCCACCCCGCCCTCGTCACCGCCGTCGCGCTCGGCGTCGTCGCGCTGCTCGCCATCGTGCAGGCCTTCGACCCGCCGCTGAACCCCGGCGGCACGATCGCCCTGCTCATCATGGCCGCCGGGCTCGGCACGGCCAGCGGCTCGGTCTTCGCCCTGGTCTCGCAGGTCACTCCCCAGGCGAAGGTCGGCAGCGTGACGGGCATCGTGGGCGCGATGGGCGGGCTCGGCGGGTTCCTGCCGCCGCTGGTGATGGGCGCGATCTACAGCGCGAAGGACTCGTACTCGATCGGTTTCATGCTGCTGTCGGACCTGGCGCTGGCGGGGTGCGTGTACGCCTGGGGCCGGATGCGGGGCGTCCGGCCGGAGGGCGAGGACCCGGCGCCCGAGGCGGCGAAGGTCACGGCGGGCCGTCCCTGA
- a CDS encoding acyl-CoA synthetase: MSALFPALAAPSDRPALRCGTDTLTYEELARAARALAARIGDAGRVAVWAAPTAHTAVAVVGALLAGVPAVPLNPRTGERELAHILGDSKPSAVLTGPDDVLPAGLAGLPRIAVDLGAVGPPVVEPADAESTALIVYTSGTTGPPKGVLLSRRAIAASLDALAEAWSWTADDVLVHALPLFHVHGLILGVLGPLRRGGEVRHLGAFSVEGVARELGGAGGGTMLFGVPTMYHRLADALAGDAGLAAALRRARLLVSGSAALPVHDHERIAAATGRTVVERYGMTETLMNTSVLPGGEPRPGTVGVPLAGVELRLVDEDGSVLAGLDGETVGEVQVRGPQLFSGYLNRPDATAAALDGDWFRTGDMAVLEADGTVRLVGRKATDLIKSGGYKIGAGEIENALLDHPGVREAAVTGEPDPDLGERIVAWVVPEDAEKPPSDAELADHVARLLAPHKRPRSVRYLDALPRNEMGKILKKALPGAG; encoded by the coding sequence GTGAGTGCGCTCTTCCCGGCCCTTGCGGCCCCTTCCGACCGGCCCGCGCTGCGCTGCGGCACGGACACCCTGACGTACGAGGAGCTCGCGCGGGCCGCCCGGGCGCTCGCGGCGCGGATCGGGGACGCGGGGCGGGTCGCCGTGTGGGCGGCGCCCACCGCGCACACGGCCGTCGCCGTCGTCGGCGCCCTGCTCGCGGGCGTCCCCGCCGTACCGCTGAATCCGCGCACCGGCGAGCGGGAGCTCGCGCACATCCTCGGGGACAGCAAGCCGTCGGCGGTGCTCACGGGGCCCGACGACGTGCTGCCCGCCGGCCTCGCCGGGCTCCCCCGGATCGCGGTGGATCTCGGCGCCGTCGGCCCGCCCGTCGTCGAGCCCGCCGACGCCGAGTCGACGGCCCTGATCGTCTACACCTCGGGCACCACCGGCCCGCCGAAGGGCGTCCTGCTCTCCCGGCGGGCGATCGCCGCGTCTCTCGACGCCCTCGCCGAAGCCTGGTCGTGGACGGCGGACGACGTCCTGGTGCACGCGCTGCCGCTGTTCCACGTGCACGGTCTGATCCTGGGTGTCCTGGGGCCGCTGCGGCGCGGCGGCGAGGTCCGGCACCTGGGGGCGTTCTCGGTGGAGGGGGTGGCGCGGGAGCTGGGCGGCGCGGGCGGCGGCACCATGCTGTTCGGCGTGCCGACGATGTACCACCGTCTCGCGGACGCGCTCGCCGGGGACGCCGGGCTTGCCGCGGCGCTGCGGCGGGCCCGGCTGCTCGTCTCCGGGTCGGCGGCGCTGCCGGTCCACGATCACGAGCGGATCGCGGCGGCGACGGGCCGGACGGTCGTCGAGCGGTACGGGATGACGGAGACGCTCATGAACACCAGCGTCCTGCCGGGCGGTGAGCCGCGCCCCGGGACGGTCGGCGTCCCGCTGGCGGGGGTGGAGCTGCGGCTCGTCGACGAGGACGGTTCCGTCCTCGCGGGGCTGGACGGGGAGACGGTCGGCGAGGTGCAGGTGCGCGGTCCGCAGCTGTTCTCGGGCTATCTCAACCGGCCGGACGCGACGGCCGCCGCGCTCGACGGCGACTGGTTCCGGACCGGCGACATGGCGGTCCTGGAGGCGGACGGCACGGTCCGTCTGGTGGGCCGCAAGGCGACCGATCTGATCAAGAGCGGCGGCTACAAGATCGGCGCGGGTGAGATCGAGAACGCGCTGCTCGACCACCCGGGCGTGCGGGAGGCGGCCGTCACCGGCGAGCCCGATCCGGATCTGGGCGAGCGGATCGTGGCCTGGGTCGTCCCCGAGGACGCGGAGAAGCCTCCGTCGGACGCCGAGCTCGCCGACCACGTGGCCCGTCTCCTCGCCCCGCACAAGCGGCCCCGGTCGGTGCGGTACCTCGATGCCCTGCCCCGTAACGAGATGGGGAAGATCCTCAAGAAGGCGCTGCCCGGGGCGGGTTGA